The following proteins come from a genomic window of Candidatus Gorgyraea atricola:
- a CDS encoding YfhO family protein has protein sequence MKRINTDIRWGWWKDTIPISILAVFTVLFFSDIFFGNKIFIHRDLLRFFYPLREFSVTQFKLGQIPLWNPYIHCGSPHLAEFQTCVFYPFSIIYLLFPFAKAFNYFIVFHVFLAGFFTYLLMRHWSYSRYASFLSASVFMVSGYTISVINLLASLGSVVWLPLIILFYDRKNYIWTGICLAFMVLGGGEPAIIFGTILILLFLGRHKALLISLLVAIGLTAFQILPFIEFLFHSSRPSMAFSEAAMWSLPPYALLDLLVPYLSETDYLYKDYWTRQSWLLVYYMGLFSIICAFISLKFNTTKRRKAFFYILAAGLVLSFGKYTPIYYLLYKLMPGFSLSRYPIKFFFMVTFSLAVLAGMGLDYYRQNVLALKRFLKIGLAIGFISSILYLLINLNFVEIYSFFYNEVLGFIDKKAELGQLVCVGLYNIKRGFGILMLLLLLMFLPSRKKIGLNIALPILIFISLIDIFTANKNLYLNMDTNDHLRPGESIEFLKKDNDLFRIFDSPATLRQNTFVPERDYFDGVTALKKRMVSNRGVSFGIYDAYGYGSLYNKRHDQVIEAITEKDLPTETNLLDLLNVKYVISPKDFEASGYRLVKKGEKANIYENENVLPRAFLVDKAVVIKDEKEILEKLTSKDFKPEEEVILEEGPRTSRFAPVRGRQGKVRILDYKANQVIVEAEVSSPKFLVLSDSYYPGWKAYVDGKQTKIYRADYILRAVHLEPGKHTVKFIYDPYLFKIGVIITFITLIVIMLSLRGWRSQPKQSHEIASSLRSSQ, from the coding sequence TTGAAACGGATTAACACAGATATTAGATGGGGATGGTGGAAAGATACTATCCCCATTTCTATTTTAGCAGTATTTACGGTTTTATTTTTCTCTGATATATTTTTTGGAAACAAAATCTTTATCCACCGCGACCTTTTAAGATTTTTTTATCCCCTAAGAGAATTTAGCGTAACGCAGTTTAAACTCGGCCAGATCCCGCTATGGAATCCGTACATACATTGCGGCAGTCCTCACCTGGCAGAATTTCAGACCTGCGTATTTTATCCCTTCAGTATAATCTATCTGTTATTTCCTTTTGCGAAGGCCTTTAATTATTTCATAGTATTTCATGTGTTCTTGGCAGGATTCTTTACATATCTTTTGATGAGGCACTGGAGCTACTCTAGGTATGCCTCGTTTTTGTCAGCGTCGGTATTTATGGTGAGTGGATACACCATCTCTGTAATAAATCTTCTGGCCTCGCTCGGCTCAGTAGTATGGCTACCGCTTATAATTTTATTTTACGATAGAAAGAATTATATATGGACTGGGATCTGTTTGGCTTTTATGGTCTTAGGCGGCGGCGAGCCAGCAATTATCTTTGGTACGATTTTAATATTGTTATTTCTAGGTAGGCATAAAGCCCTTTTAATATCTTTGCTTGTCGCCATAGGGCTTACTGCTTTTCAGATTTTACCATTTATTGAATTTTTATTTCATTCCTCACGGCCTAGCATGGCATTTAGTGAAGCAGCTATGTGGTCGCTCCCTCCGTATGCGCTTCTGGATCTTCTTGTACCCTATTTAAGTGAAACAGATTACCTTTATAAGGATTATTGGACGCGGCAAAGTTGGCTTTTGGTTTATTATATGGGGTTGTTTAGCATTATCTGCGCCTTCATATCTTTGAAGTTTAACACCACAAAGAGAAGAAAGGCGTTTTTTTATATTTTAGCAGCTGGTTTAGTACTTTCTTTTGGGAAATACACGCCAATATATTATTTATTGTATAAACTCATGCCAGGTTTTAGCCTGTCGCGATACCCTATAAAATTCTTTTTCATGGTGACATTTTCTCTGGCAGTTTTGGCAGGTATGGGGTTGGATTATTACAGGCAGAATGTTTTAGCGCTAAAAAGATTTTTGAAAATAGGCTTGGCCATAGGATTTATATCATCGATTCTGTATCTTTTGATAAATTTAAACTTCGTAGAGATCTATAGCTTTTTTTACAACGAGGTATTGGGTTTTATAGATAAAAAAGCAGAACTTGGTCAGCTGGTATGCGTGGGTCTTTACAATATAAAAAGGGGTTTTGGTATTTTAATGCTTTTGTTGCTTTTGATGTTTTTACCGTCGAGGAAAAAGATAGGATTAAATATAGCTTTGCCGATATTGATCTTTATATCGCTAATAGATATTTTTACAGCAAATAAAAATCTCTATCTGAATATGGATACTAATGATCATCTGCGGCCTGGAGAGAGTATAGAGTTTTTGAAAAAGGACAATGACCTATTCAGGATATTCGATTCTCCTGCAACCTTGAGACAAAATACCTTTGTTCCAGAAAGGGATTATTTCGATGGCGTGACAGCTTTAAAGAAAAGGATGGTGTCGAATAGAGGTGTTAGCTTTGGCATATATGATGCATATGGGTATGGTTCGCTTTACAATAAAAGACACGATCAGGTGATAGAAGCAATAACAGAAAAGGATTTGCCTACTGAGACAAATCTATTAGACCTTTTGAATGTAAAATACGTGATCTCACCAAAGGATTTTGAGGCTAGTGGATACAGGCTGGTCAAAAAGGGTGAAAAGGCAAATATCTACGAGAATGAAAATGTGCTGCCGCGGGCGTTTCTCGTGGATAAGGCAGTGGTTATTAAGGACGAAAAAGAGATCCTGGAGAAACTGACGAGCAAAGACTTTAAGCCGGAAGAAGAGGTGATTTTAGAAGAGGGACCCCGTACCAGTCGCTTCGCTCCGGTACGGGGCAGGCAAGGGAAGGTTAGGATTTTGGATTATAAGGCTAATCAAGTTATTGTAGAGGCTGAAGTAAGCAGTCCAAAGTTTCTTGTATTGAGCGATTCATATTATCCTGGATGGAAGGCGTACGTGGATGGCAAGCAAACAAAGATCTACAGGGCAGACTACATCTTACGCGCTGTACATCTTGAGCCAGGCAAGCATACTGTAAAATTCATATATGACCCATATTTATTTAAGATAGGAGTAATAATAACATTTATAACACTGATAGTGATTATGTTGTCATTGCGAGGCTGGCGAAGCCAGCCGAAGCAATCTCATGAGATTGCTTCGTCGCTTCGTTCCTCGCAATGA
- a CDS encoding response regulator, with amino-acid sequence MAGIQKKILVIDDEEDMQKLLKVRLEQESFQVVTAGDGDIGLKTAEQELPDLIILDIMMPKVDGFSCLKDIRKLPKTKDIPILMLSGKEEEKVRDLFAFQKISGYIEKPFELDDLITKVKEILKI; translated from the coding sequence ATGGCAGGTATACAGAAGAAGATTCTAGTAATCGACGATGAAGAGGACATGCAGAAACTTTTAAAGGTGAGGCTTGAGCAGGAGAGTTTTCAGGTAGTAACAGCCGGCGATGGGGATATCGGATTGAAGACAGCAGAACAGGAGCTGCCTGATCTGATCATCCTGGATATCATGATGCCCAAGGTAGATGGGTTTAGCTGCTTAAAAGACATAAGAAAGCTTCCAAAGACAAAGGATATCCCTATTCTCATGTTAAGCGGCAAGGAAGAAGAAAAGGTCAGGGACTTATTTGCCTTTCAGAAGATCAGTGGATATATTGAAAAGCCATTTGAGCTGGACGATTTAATTACTAAGGTAAAAGAGATACTTAAGATATGA
- a CDS encoding response regulator, with translation MDKKKVLVVDDDVDLLKMLKLRMETEGYEFMSAQNGEEMFNIIKIKKPDVILLDVMLPKMDGYTALREMRKEEKYKDIPVIVLTAKEKRKVGDLFALEEIAFFVEKPFETRDLLQKIRSLL, from the coding sequence ATGGATAAGAAGAAGGTATTAGTAGTCGATGACGACGTTGATTTATTAAAAATGCTGAAGTTGCGGATGGAGACAGAGGGATATGAATTTATGAGCGCCCAGAATGGCGAAGAGATGTTTAATATTATCAAGATCAAAAAGCCTGACGTGATATTATTGGATGTCATGCTTCCTAAGATGGATGGTTATACTGCCTTAAGAGAGATGAGAAAAGAAGAGAAGTATAAAGATATACCGGTCATTGTTTTAACAGCAAAGGAGAAGAGGAAAGTCGGGGATCTCTTTGCGCTTGAGGAGATAGCGTTTTTTGTAGAAAAACCTTTTGAAACAAGGGATTTATTACAGAAAATAAGGAGCTTATTATGA
- a CDS encoding type II secretion system protein GspG, producing MFDNKLGRSLIEITFTVLVIFIISAVFTRYWIVNLKEAREVTLENQLTNIKLSLELYMILEGRHPEDLRELDKKYKLKIDDSIYERRYLDDQFFDEGRYPVDPYGHRFLYDSKTGSVKKGGKK from the coding sequence ATGTTTGATAATAAGCTGGGCAGGAGCTTAATAGAGATCACCTTTACTGTACTGGTTATATTTATTATCTCAGCTGTATTTACTAGGTACTGGATTGTAAATCTTAAGGAGGCACGAGAGGTTACGCTTGAAAATCAATTGACAAACATCAAATTGTCATTAGAATTGTATATGATATTGGAAGGTAGGCACCCTGAGGATCTGAGAGAGCTTGATAAGAAGTACAAGTTAAAAATAGACGACAGTATATACGAAAGAAGGTATTTAGACGATCAGTTTTTTGACGAAGGAAGATATCCTGTGGATCCATATGGCCATAGGTTCCTGTACGACAGTAAAACTGGGAGTGTAAAAAAAGGAGGCAAGAAATGA
- the gspE gene encoding type II secretion system ATPase GspE has translation MAKKTVEEILIERSLLTQEQLKKAKEDSKKKGIALGKILLRSGIVNEDDYTQAMSEILGMPYIDLSNYLVDANILKLIPESVARKHKAIPTFKIGTSLTVAMSDPKDIMAIDDLARRSKCEIEPVLASQSSILNAIDQYYGVTGSVDDVIKDIDKGKKKKGPQVEVDSKKLAEMAEEAPVIKLVNLIIMQAVKDRASDIHVEPEEDSLKVRFRVDGVLHEMFSPPKHLESALLSRIKILSRIDIAEKRKPQDGRFNIKVENRNVDLRVSTFPTIYGENIVIRILDKGSVLVDLDKLGFSKDMKKQFEVLIKRPHGIVLVTGPTGSGKTTTLYSALSTIDSEEKNIITVEDPVEYHLGRIRQSQVNVKAGLTFASGLRSILRQDPDIIMVGEIRDKETAEIAVQAAMTGHLVFSTLHTNDAAGALTRLVDMGVEPFLISSSVIGILAQRLVRVVCEKCKQEDKPSEEISKGLGIMQEGKLFKGKGCNACKNTGYKGRIGIFELLVMNEDIKKLIVAKASSDVIKKKIIEAGMKTLRSDGLDKATRGITTADEVIKATQEE, from the coding sequence ATGGCAAAAAAGACTGTAGAAGAGATTTTGATAGAGCGTTCTCTTCTCACACAGGAACAGCTTAAGAAGGCAAAAGAGGATTCTAAGAAAAAAGGTATTGCCTTGGGTAAAATCTTGCTGCGTTCAGGTATTGTGAATGAAGATGATTATACTCAGGCTATGTCAGAGATCTTAGGGATGCCATATATCGATCTTAGTAATTATTTAGTGGATGCTAACATCCTAAAGCTTATTCCTGAAAGTGTGGCGCGTAAGCACAAGGCCATCCCTACCTTTAAAATAGGAACCAGCCTTACTGTAGCTATGTCAGATCCAAAGGATATTATGGCCATAGATGATCTGGCACGTCGGTCCAAATGCGAGATAGAGCCTGTATTGGCCAGCCAGAGCAGTATCTTAAATGCAATAGATCAATATTATGGCGTAACAGGTTCAGTGGATGATGTGATAAAGGATATTGATAAAGGAAAAAAGAAAAAAGGCCCACAGGTCGAGGTAGATTCAAAAAAGCTTGCTGAAATGGCAGAAGAGGCACCTGTAATAAAGCTCGTGAATCTTATAATCATGCAGGCAGTAAAGGATAGGGCGAGCGACATACATGTAGAGCCAGAGGAAGACAGCCTAAAGGTGCGCTTTAGGGTCGATGGAGTACTGCACGAGATGTTTTCACCGCCAAAGCATTTGGAGTCAGCGCTTCTCTCTCGAATAAAGATACTTTCTAGAATCGACATAGCTGAGAAGAGAAAACCCCAGGATGGACGCTTTAATATAAAGGTAGAAAACAGGAATGTGGACCTCAGGGTGTCGACCTTCCCTACCATATATGGTGAGAATATTGTAATAAGGATCTTAGATAAAGGTTCTGTCTTGGTTGATCTGGATAAGCTTGGTTTTTCTAAGGATATGAAGAAACAGTTCGAGGTATTGATAAAGCGGCCGCACGGTATAGTCCTGGTGACAGGGCCTACTGGCAGTGGTAAGACCACCACGCTTTATTCAGCGCTTTCTACAATTGATTCAGAAGAGAAAAACATTATTACTGTGGAGGATCCAGTAGAATATCACCTGGGTAGGATCAGGCAGTCACAGGTAAATGTAAAGGCTGGCCTTACCTTTGCTTCAGGCCTTCGCTCGATCCTTAGGCAGGATCCTGACATAATAATGGTAGGAGAGATACGCGATAAAGAGACAGCGGAGATCGCTGTGCAGGCAGCAATGACAGGCCACCTGGTTTTTAGCACGCTTCATACAAACGATGCTGCAGGTGCATTGACGCGACTCGTAGATATGGGAGTGGAGCCGTTTTTGATCTCGAGCTCTGTCATAGGTATCCTGGCGCAGAGGCTTGTAAGGGTGGTTTGCGAGAAGTGTAAACAAGAGGATAAGCCATCAGAAGAAATTTCAAAAGGCCTGGGTATCATGCAGGAAGGTAAGCTGTTCAAAGGCAAAGGCTGCAATGCCTGCAAGAATACTGGATATAAAGGAAGGATCGGGATATTTGAGCTGTTAGTCATGAATGAAGACATTAAAAAACTTATTGTAGCTAAGGCCTCAAGCGATGTCATAAAGAAAAAGATCATTGAGGCAGGCATGAAGACGCTACGCAGTGATGGCCTGGACAAGGCAACAAGAGGCATTACCACTGCGGATGAGGTAATCAAGGCTACACAAGAGGAATAA
- a CDS encoding type II secretion system F family protein, whose protein sequence is MPNFKYKIRDKYGRASTGTIEGESKEAVAAHFKRMGYAPTSIEKAGPTLKKFNPFERFFRRVKLEELIVFTRQLMTLQRAGVSILVSLEAIREQVNNAYFKNTINEISHTIEAGKSLSDSIAKFPDVFSDIYINMIRSGETAGILDNILDRLATLLEHELDIRMKIKQATRYPLLVIASICIAFPVAIMFIIPKFSTLFARFDTQLPLPTRILLALNFMLVNYWPLVIVGVVVLIIGFRYLINTNLGRAIWDNIKLKIPVFGPLILKISMSRFCRMTATLSASGVPIINTLEIVKEAVGNRIIANSVENIINGVSEGEGIAASMKVTSLFPSIVIQMVKIGEETGKIDELLMKVSDYYDEQVNYTVQNLTVLIEPILIFIMGIMVLILALAIFLPMWNLISLFRH, encoded by the coding sequence ATGCCAAACTTCAAGTACAAGATCCGCGACAAATATGGCCGGGCCTCTACAGGCACGATAGAGGGCGAGTCTAAAGAGGCAGTGGCAGCGCATTTTAAGCGCATGGGCTATGCGCCTACCTCAATAGAAAAGGCCGGACCCACCTTAAAGAAATTTAACCCCTTTGAAAGATTTTTTCGTCGGGTAAAATTAGAAGAGCTGATTGTTTTTACGCGACAGCTAATGACGCTGCAGCGCGCAGGCGTGTCAATACTGGTCAGTCTCGAGGCCATCCGCGAGCAGGTCAATAATGCCTATTTTAAAAATACCATCAATGAGATCTCCCACACAATAGAGGCAGGCAAATCGCTTTCAGATTCGATTGCTAAGTTTCCTGATGTATTTTCCGATATCTATATCAATATGATACGCTCAGGCGAGACAGCTGGCATCCTGGACAATATCTTGGATAGATTAGCCACTCTCCTCGAGCATGAACTTGACATAAGGATGAAGATAAAGCAGGCAACGCGCTATCCATTGCTCGTAATAGCAAGCATCTGTATTGCATTTCCCGTGGCAATCATGTTCATTATACCTAAGTTCAGCACGCTTTTTGCAAGGTTTGATACCCAGCTCCCGCTTCCTACGCGTATACTCCTGGCCTTGAATTTTATGTTAGTCAATTACTGGCCGCTTGTTATTGTCGGAGTCGTTGTTTTAATAATAGGATTTAGATATCTAATCAATACCAATCTTGGCAGGGCTATCTGGGATAATATTAAATTAAAAATCCCTGTTTTTGGCCCGCTTATCTTAAAGATCTCAATGTCGCGATTTTGCAGGATGACAGCTACGCTTTCTGCAAGCGGTGTCCCTATAATAAATACGCTGGAGATCGTTAAAGAGGCGGTTGGAAATAGGATCATCGCGAATTCAGTTGAGAATATCATAAATGGTGTTAGTGAAGGCGAGGGCATAGCAGCTTCAATGAAGGTGACCAGCCTTTTTCCTTCTATAGTGATACAGATGGTGAAGATCGGAGAAGAGACAGGTAAGATAGACGAATTGCTTATGAAGGTCTCGGATTATTATGATGAGCAGGTAAATTATACGGTCCAAAACCTCACGGTCTTGATAGAGCCGATACTGATATTTATAATGGGGATCATGGTTTTGATCCTGGCATTGGCGATATTTTTGCCCATGTGGAATCTGATCTCACTTTTTAGACATTAA
- a CDS encoding GAF domain-containing sensor histidine kinase yields MDTKVWSEIIRDINAQLDLDACLKTSMEKVSDLLCVERGSLMLLDKENQELSIRAAKGLNENIIKKAKTKVGEGVSGWVAKNKEPLLIKDIARDKRFRRRSKGYHNNSLLSVPLVANNELLGVINVNNKASKETFQENDLDILKEMASHVSGAIDKSLKYEEIKRLSQLKLDFVATVSHELRSPLTSVKEAMNILLDGLTGEVDPNQKKFLTISKSNIDRVLRLIEELLDLSRLEAGKVDTERSFQDICVVAKEAYETMKIDADKRDVRLKLDLSHKKLEMWFDRDQIERVFTNLIGNAIKFTQNNGIVNIELEDLGKFVEVSVTDNGPGIAENDLNKVFNKFYTVSKAKSSGMKSTGLGLPITKEIVEAHRGRIWVNSRVGRGSKFSFTLPKDIRTER; encoded by the coding sequence ATGGATACGAAAGTTTGGAGCGAGATAATTAGGGATATAAATGCGCAGTTGGACCTGGATGCGTGCTTGAAGACTTCCATGGAGAAGGTTTCTGACTTATTGTGCGTGGAAAGAGGTTCATTGATGCTGTTAGATAAAGAGAACCAGGAGCTTTCTATTAGGGCAGCAAAGGGCCTGAATGAAAATATTATCAAAAAGGCCAAGACTAAGGTAGGAGAGGGCGTTTCTGGATGGGTTGCGAAAAATAAAGAGCCTCTTCTTATAAAGGATATAGCCAGGGATAAAAGGTTTCGCAGAAGAAGCAAGGGTTATCATAATAATTCTTTATTGAGCGTGCCGCTAGTGGCGAACAACGAACTCCTTGGCGTTATTAATGTAAATAATAAGGCATCGAAAGAGACCTTCCAGGAAAATGATCTCGATATCTTAAAAGAGATGGCCTCGCATGTTTCTGGAGCGATCGATAAGTCTTTGAAGTATGAGGAGATAAAAAGATTGAGCCAGCTAAAGCTGGATTTCGTAGCTACGGTCTCGCATGAATTGCGCTCGCCTCTTACGTCGGTAAAAGAGGCCATGAATATTTTACTCGACGGGCTAACAGGGGAAGTAGATCCTAACCAGAAAAAGTTCCTTACTATTTCAAAGAGTAACATAGATAGAGTCTTGCGCCTCATAGAAGAACTTTTGGATCTTTCCAGGCTCGAGGCAGGTAAGGTTGATACAGAAAGAAGTTTCCAGGATATATGTGTCGTGGCAAAAGAGGCCTATGAGACCATGAAGATAGACGCTGACAAAAGAGATGTAAGACTTAAGTTGGATCTGTCGCATAAGAAATTAGAGATGTGGTTTGATCGCGATCAGATCGAAAGGGTATTTACAAATCTCATAGGAAATGCCATCAAGTTTACGCAAAATAATGGCATAGTTAATATAGAATTAGAAGATCTGGGAAAATTTGTAGAGGTGAGTGTAACAGATAACGGCCCTGGCATAGCAGAGAATGACCTCAATAAGGTATTTAATAAGTTTTACACAGTCAGCAAGGCAAAATCTAGCGGCATGAAGAGCACTGGCTTAGGACTGCCTATTACAAAAGAGATAGTCGAGGCACATAGGGGTCGGATCTGGGTGAATAGCAGAGTGGGTAGAGGTTCGAAATTCTCGTTCACGCTGCCGAAAGACATACGTACTGAGAGGTAA
- a CDS encoding prepilin-type N-terminal cleavage/methylation domain-containing protein: MGRCKGFTLIELVVIIVILGILAVIAIPKIDLTNLRINLAAEKVQSDIRYAQKMAMDIQKRTGVFFSSVNDNYTVYIEDSPGSWVIVKDPRTRNDFTIQLNQNEFAGVDITLVFFNVAGRPLVFDMFGTPYDYNIATGVATLLTNPAGVRINGTRDVIVTQNTGRVNTQDVP, translated from the coding sequence ATGGGAAGATGTAAAGGTTTTACATTAATCGAGCTGGTGGTGATAATAGTTATTTTAGGGATTCTGGCAGTTATAGCTATCCCTAAGATAGATTTAACAAATCTGAGGATAAATCTGGCTGCTGAGAAGGTGCAGTCGGATATAAGGTATGCCCAGAAAATGGCAATGGATATTCAGAAAAGGACAGGGGTGTTCTTTAGCAGTGTTAATGATAATTATACAGTATACATAGAAGATTCTCCTGGGAGCTGGGTGATAGTCAAAGATCCAAGGACAAGGAATGATTTTACGATCCAGCTAAATCAGAATGAATTTGCGGGTGTAGACATTACTTTGGTATTTTTTAATGTGGCTGGCAGGCCTTTAGTTTTCGATATGTTTGGTACACCTTATGACTATAATATCGCAACCGGCGTCGCAACATTATTAACGAACCCTGCCGGGGTCAGGATTAATGGGACGAGGGATGTTATAGTAACTCAGAATACTGGGAGGGTGAATACTCAAGATGTGCCGTAA
- a CDS encoding prepilin-type N-terminal cleavage/methylation domain-containing protein — MRNSKGFTLIELVMVIVILGILAAIAIPKFVDLQTMAKDNATKSGLGAIRSVIAIQYAKSATSGTAAFPSAITTDLFADERIPTNKLNDATGVVATTAAPGSATATSADYGWWYISASGRAGAYSDGTSETDDW; from the coding sequence ATGAGGAATAGTAAAGGTTTTACATTAATTGAACTCGTAATGGTGATTGTCATACTTGGTATCTTAGCAGCTATTGCTATTCCCAAATTTGTAGATCTACAGACTATGGCAAAGGATAATGCTACAAAGAGCGGACTGGGCGCTATTCGCTCAGTAATTGCCATTCAGTATGCAAAGAGCGCCACCTCTGGCACTGCTGCATTCCCTTCTGCGATTACAACGGATTTATTTGCGGATGAGAGGATTCCCACTAATAAGTTAAACGATGCTACAGGTGTAGTTGCTACAACTGCTGCACCAGGAAGCGCCACAGCCACATCTGCAGATTATGGATGGTGGTATATATCAGCATCTGGCAGGGCAGGCGCATATTCTGACGGAACAAGCGAGACAGACGACTGGTAA
- a CDS encoding response regulator: MTDKKTILIVDDEDDLRSMLKFRLEAVNYEVSEAIDGQEGLNKARTENPDLIVLDLMLPRMDGYKVCRMLKFDEKHKHIPIIMFTARATDKDKKVGEEMGADAYITKPFEPKVLVDKIKELLEK; this comes from the coding sequence ATGACAGACAAAAAAACAATACTTATAGTAGATGACGAGGATGATTTAAGGAGTATGTTGAAGTTTCGCCTCGAGGCAGTAAATTATGAAGTTTCTGAAGCAATTGATGGCCAGGAGGGCTTGAACAAGGCCAGGACTGAAAACCCGGATTTAATAGTGCTGGATCTGATGCTTCCCAGGATGGATGGCTACAAGGTCTGCAGGATGCTTAAATTTGACGAGAAGCATAAACATATACCTATTATTATGTTTACTGCCCGCGCAACAGACAAAGATAAAAAAGTCGGCGAAGAAATGGGCGCGGACGCGTATATAACCAAGCCCTTTGAACCAAAGGTGCTGGTGGATAAGATAAAAGAACTTTTAGAAAAGTAG
- a CDS encoding response regulator, with the protein MRKILIVDDEKDLLETLAYRLKSSGYEVITAGDGQEGMDKAKKERPDLIILDFMLPKMPGYDVCKALKSDEKYKKIPVLMFTARAQETDEEKSRQAGAEAYITKPFESKELLAKIKKLLGE; encoded by the coding sequence ATGAGAAAGATTTTAATTGTTGATGATGAAAAGGATTTACTCGAGACCCTGGCGTATCGTCTAAAGAGTAGCGGCTACGAAGTTATTACTGCGGGAGACGGCCAGGAGGGCATGGATAAGGCAAAAAAAGAGCGCCCTGATCTGATCATACTGGATTTTATGCTGCCTAAGATGCCTGGCTATGATGTGTGTAAGGCCTTAAAGTCCGACGAGAAATATAAAAAGATACCAGTGCTTATGTTTACAGCGCGGGCACAGGAAACAGACGAGGAAAAGAGCAGACAGGCAGGGGCCGAGGCATATATAACAAAGCCGTTTGAATCCAAGGAACTTCTCGCTAAAATTAAAAAACTACTAGGGGAATAG
- a CDS encoding ATP-binding protein, producing the protein MKESQREIRELKQSLLRANKDIEKLSKVKSDFVSIISHELRTPLTSIKESVSLVLEGVTGPLNEEQRKFLSITKTNIDRLVKIITDILDFSKLESGRITMHRRKENINRLIEGVYGRVKDVAGKKGLAFSLDLSGELEPTWLDLDRITQVLNNLVSNAIKFNKEKGEIKISSTKEIVGDSESIKIIVEDTGAGISKENLPKLFKEFNPLDASMTRSYGGVGLGLAISKSIVRLHGGSIWVESEKGLGSRFIFTLPVYKRNNEFNFLLDWAIERAKYNDLKLTLIIFGLKNPKDANENTLAELEKTIQSAVRGPEDKVVRFDDKDLIAVMAGTDLEGAEKILKRLKKKVKAPLNFGIGTYPDKTQVKGELIKGIEKELKDKKNIL; encoded by the coding sequence ATGAAAGAGTCGCAGAGAGAAATTCGAGAGTTAAAACAATCACTTTTAAGGGCGAATAAGGATATTGAAAAGCTCTCTAAGGTAAAGTCGGATTTTGTATCAATAATCTCGCATGAACTGCGTACGCCGCTTACCTCTATAAAGGAAAGCGTATCTCTGGTGTTAGAGGGAGTCACAGGTCCCCTCAATGAAGAGCAAAGGAAGTTTTTGAGCATAACAAAGACTAATATAGACAGGCTTGTAAAGATCATAACTGATATACTTGATTTTTCAAAATTAGAATCAGGCAGGATCACCATGCATCGCAGAAAGGAAAATATAAATAGGCTCATAGAGGGTGTATATGGTAGAGTAAAGGATGTGGCAGGCAAGAAGGGCCTTGCGTTCTCGCTGGATCTTTCAGGAGAATTGGAGCCGACGTGGCTTGACCTTGACAGAATAACTCAGGTCTTGAATAACTTAGTGTCTAATGCGATAAAATTTAATAAAGAAAAGGGAGAGATAAAGATATCCAGCACTAAAGAGATCGTAGGCGACAGCGAATCTATAAAGATCATTGTGGAGGATACAGGCGCTGGTATTTCAAAAGAGAATCTACCAAAGCTTTTTAAGGAGTTTAATCCTCTTGATGCCAGCATGACACGTTCTTACGGAGGCGTAGGACTTGGACTTGCTATTTCAAAAAGCATAGTACGTCTTCATGGCGGAAGCATATGGGTTGAGTCTGAAAAAGGACTTGGCAGCAGGTTTATTTTTACATTACCCGTCTACAAAAGGAATAATGAATTTAATTTTCTGTTGGACTGGGCAATAGAGAGGGCTAAGTATAATGATCTGAAGCTCACATTAATAATCTTCGGACTTAAAAATCCCAAAGACGCGAACGAGAATACACTCGCGGAATTGGAAAAAACAATCCAATCCGCAGTGAGGGGGCCTGAAGACAAGGTGGTAAGGTTTGACGATAAGGACTTAATCGCTGTAATGGCGGGTACAGACCTTGAGGGCGCTGAGAAGATATTAAAGAGACTGAAGAAAAAGGTTAAGGCCCCCCTTAATTTCGGCATAGGGACTTATCCTGACAAAACGCAGGTAAAAGGAGAGTTGATAAAAGGGATAGAAAAAGAATTGAAAGACAAGAAGAATATTCTTTGA